Proteins encoded in a region of the Pigmentiphaga litoralis genome:
- a CDS encoding Bug family tripartite tricarboxylate transporter substrate binding protein, with product MIRKVFSCLGLAVVTSATLAAVGATAVHAQAQTFPTKPIRMIVPFPPGGGTDILARLVANKLTEVQKWTVVAENRAGAGGTIGITEAVRAAPTGYEMVMGQKDNLVVAPWLYKNLSYDPTRDLVAVAHVGFTPIMIVTSVNSRFKTLADVVTIAKAEPGAVTYGSPGNGTTIHLAGEIFKGAAHIDIRHIPYKGSNAAMLDVLSGNVDLMVSSVASAMAQIKAGKLRPLAVTSAKRSTSLPDVPTVAELGYPSVDVSTWYGLFMPAGTPKSVVTTVNTVVNQLLATPEMQAAVIAQGAEVQAMTPDAFSSLLKTDYQKWRGIVQASGATVE from the coding sequence GTGATTCGCAAGGTTTTTTCGTGTCTGGGGCTGGCCGTTGTCACATCGGCCACGTTGGCGGCAGTTGGCGCAACCGCCGTGCATGCCCAGGCGCAAACGTTCCCCACCAAGCCCATCCGCATGATCGTTCCGTTCCCACCCGGGGGCGGCACCGACATCCTGGCGCGCCTGGTCGCGAACAAACTGACGGAAGTGCAGAAGTGGACGGTGGTGGCCGAAAACCGCGCGGGCGCGGGCGGCACGATCGGCATCACCGAAGCAGTCCGTGCCGCGCCCACCGGCTATGAAATGGTCATGGGCCAGAAAGACAACCTGGTCGTGGCGCCCTGGCTCTACAAGAATCTGAGTTACGACCCCACCCGCGATCTGGTCGCGGTGGCGCATGTCGGCTTCACGCCGATCATGATCGTGACCAGCGTCAATTCCCGCTTCAAGACGCTGGCGGACGTGGTCACCATCGCCAAGGCCGAACCCGGCGCCGTCACCTACGGGTCACCCGGCAACGGCACCACCATTCACCTGGCCGGCGAGATCTTCAAGGGCGCCGCGCACATCGACATCCGCCACATCCCCTACAAGGGATCGAACGCAGCCATGCTCGACGTGCTGTCGGGGAATGTGGACCTGATGGTGTCGTCGGTTGCGTCGGCCATGGCGCAGATCAAGGCAGGCAAGCTGCGTCCGCTGGCGGTCACGTCGGCCAAGCGCAGCACGTCGCTGCCCGATGTGCCGACGGTGGCCGAACTGGGCTACCCCAGCGTCGACGTCAGCACCTGGTATGGCCTGTTCATGCCGGCAGGCACGCCCAAGTCGGTGGTGACCACGGTCAATACCGTCGTCAATCAATTGCTGGCCACGCCTGAAATGCAGGCCGCCGTGATTGCCCAGGGCGCCGAAGTGCAGGCCATGACGCCCGATGCGTTTTCGTCGCTGCTCAAGACCGACTACCAGAAGTGGCGCGGCATCGTGCAGGCGTCGGGCGCCACGGTCGAATAA
- a CDS encoding hydroxyacid dehydrogenase: MRIIITEFMDEAAVHALARRFDVRYEPDLVDRRDDLLAALEDAEAVIVRNRTQVNAEMLAVAKRLKVVGRLGVGLDNIDVAACRDRGIEVIPATGANARAVAEYVIATTLMLLRGAYTASAEVAAGAWPRTAYSNGLEAEQRTLGIVGFGGIGQLTATLAQGIGMRVAAFDPMLPADSGVWKQTGVQRMELDALLSAADVVTLHIPLTPDTRNLFDSARIASMKAGSILINTARGGIVDEAALAGALKSGQLRGAAIDVFDQEPVKAAGALADAPNLILTPHIAGLTQEANERVSSVVADRVAAVLDGAVNGAVNGAVQGGR; the protein is encoded by the coding sequence ATGCGGATCATCATCACGGAGTTCATGGACGAGGCCGCAGTGCATGCGCTGGCTCGCCGGTTCGATGTCCGGTACGAACCCGATCTGGTGGATCGCCGCGACGACTTGCTGGCCGCGCTGGAAGATGCCGAGGCGGTGATCGTGCGCAACCGCACGCAGGTGAATGCCGAGATGCTGGCGGTGGCGAAACGACTGAAGGTCGTGGGGCGGCTGGGCGTCGGCCTGGACAATATCGACGTGGCCGCCTGCCGCGATCGCGGGATCGAGGTCATCCCGGCTACCGGCGCCAATGCCCGCGCGGTGGCGGAATACGTCATTGCGACGACGCTGATGCTGCTGCGCGGGGCCTATACCGCCAGTGCAGAAGTGGCTGCTGGCGCCTGGCCGCGCACCGCTTATTCGAATGGGCTGGAGGCCGAGCAGCGCACGCTGGGCATCGTGGGCTTTGGCGGCATCGGGCAGCTGACCGCGACGCTGGCGCAGGGCATCGGCATGCGGGTCGCGGCCTTCGACCCCATGCTGCCCGCGGACAGCGGCGTCTGGAAGCAGACCGGCGTGCAACGGATGGAACTCGACGCCCTGCTGTCGGCGGCCGATGTGGTGACGCTGCATATTCCGCTGACACCGGACACTCGCAATCTGTTCGACAGCGCGCGGATCGCCAGCATGAAGGCCGGCAGCATACTGATCAATACGGCACGGGGCGGCATCGTTGACGAAGCCGCACTGGCCGGTGCATTGAAAAGCGGCCAGTTGCGGGGCGCCGCCATCGATGTCTTCGACCAGGAACCGGTCAAGGCGGCCGGTGCGCTGGCCGACGCGCCCAACCTGATCCTGACCCCGCATATCGCCGGCCTGACGCAGGAAGCCAATGAAAGGGTGTCGAGCGTGGTGGCCGACCGTGTGGCTGCCGTGCTCGATGGCGCGGTGAACGGCGCGGTGAACGGCGCAGTACAGGGAGGTCGTTGA
- a CDS encoding DUF2868 domain-containing protein, with product MDERAARDVLAIRAIETTDTAHAVLDDAAYREASLSARRQLQLGASGDAAAVTPDAFLARRADLLLTDLGTRTPGLAAWRKPLRWPALLLIALPLLALASGMLTERIANPHRMDLLSLPLLGIVGWNLLVYAGMLVMAVVPSASVRLPRWHLPAWLSGATRRLPGRPTPALARSMSAFQQDWQVRAAPLTAARWRRALHLAAAALAVGVIASLYLRGLTVEYRVGWESTFMDAPGVHRLLSIIFWPVTALFPGLNWLPSDIAALRFSDSGGTANGAPWIHRYALLFLLLIVVPRVVLAGYAQWRAARMQARFPVSYDEPYFRRVLGALGSQALVLRVIPYSFAVDEDRDAGLKTFARALLGDTAQMTLRPAASYGDTPDAALAGTDVAHDTATMTLVLFNLSATPEIDTHGAFVDHLSRALPGKVAIAVDTSAYAQRLGGASDADARLSQRKQLWQDFADLHKVQLHLMDLHTGVRP from the coding sequence ATGGATGAACGAGCGGCAAGAGACGTGCTGGCAATCCGCGCGATCGAAACCACCGATACGGCGCATGCGGTGCTGGATGACGCCGCCTATCGCGAGGCCAGCCTGAGCGCGCGCCGCCAGTTGCAGCTGGGCGCATCGGGCGATGCCGCCGCGGTCACGCCCGACGCCTTCCTTGCCCGGCGCGCCGACCTGCTGCTGACCGACCTGGGCACGCGCACGCCCGGACTGGCGGCGTGGCGCAAGCCATTGCGCTGGCCGGCGTTGCTGCTGATTGCGCTGCCCCTGCTGGCGCTGGCCTCGGGCATGCTGACCGAACGCATTGCGAACCCGCACCGGATGGACCTGCTGTCCTTGCCGCTGCTGGGCATTGTCGGGTGGAACCTGCTGGTGTATGCGGGCATGCTGGTGATGGCTGTGGTGCCGTCGGCGTCCGTGCGACTGCCGCGTTGGCATCTGCCAGCCTGGCTGTCAGGCGCGACACGACGTCTGCCCGGCCGGCCGACGCCCGCGTTGGCACGGTCCATGTCGGCCTTCCAGCAGGATTGGCAGGTCCGGGCGGCGCCTTTGACCGCCGCCCGCTGGCGGCGCGCGCTGCATCTGGCGGCGGCGGCATTGGCTGTGGGTGTCATCGCGTCCTTGTACCTGCGGGGACTCACCGTCGAATATCGCGTCGGCTGGGAAAGCACGTTCATGGACGCGCCGGGTGTCCATCGTCTGCTGTCGATCATCTTCTGGCCGGTGACCGCGCTTTTTCCCGGCTTGAACTGGTTGCCTTCGGATATCGCGGCGCTGCGCTTTTCCGATAGCGGCGGCACGGCCAATGGCGCGCCGTGGATTCATCGGTATGCCTTGCTGTTCCTGCTGCTGATCGTGGTGCCGCGGGTCGTGTTGGCGGGCTATGCGCAGTGGCGCGCGGCCCGTATGCAGGCGCGCTTTCCGGTCAGTTATGACGAGCCCTACTTTCGCCGCGTGCTGGGCGCGCTGGGCTCGCAAGCACTGGTCTTGCGCGTGATTCCCTACAGCTTTGCCGTGGACGAAGACCGGGATGCCGGTTTGAAAACCTTTGCCCGCGCCCTGCTCGGTGACACCGCCCAAATGACCCTGCGACCCGCCGCAAGCTACGGCGATACGCCCGACGCCGCCCTGGCAGGCACCGATGTCGCCCACGACACCGCGACGATGACGCTGGTCTTGTTCAACCTGTCGGCCACGCCCGAAATCGACACGCATGGCGCCTTCGTCGATCACCTGTCGCGCGCCCTGCCCGGCAAGGTGGCCATCGCGGTGGACACCTCCGCCTACGCGCAGCGCCTGGGCGGCGCGAGCGATGCCGACGCGCGGCTGTCGCAGCGCAAACAGCTGTGGCAGGACTTTGCCGATCTGCACAAGGTGCAGCTTCACCTGATGGACCTGCACACCGGAGTCCGCCCATGA
- a CDS encoding UxaA family hydrolase, producing the protein MAVVTSTSTFQGYRRDNGRVGVRNHVIVLPVDDISNAAAEAVANNIKGTLALPHPYGRLQFGEDLELHFRTLIGTGCNPNVAAVVVIGIEEGWTKRVVDAIATTGKPVAGFSIELHGDHDTIMRASKTAKEYVHYATALTRTECPISDLWVSTKCGESDTTSGCGANPTVGNAFDKLYGLGNTLVFGETSELTGGEHIVAARCANDAVREKFMFMFDRYQKMIDRWKTTDLSESQPTKGNIAGGLTTIEEKAMGNIQKIGKTCKIDGVLDKAEMPTSSGLWFMDSSSAAAEMVTLCAASGYAVHFFPTGQGNVIGNPILPVIKICANPRTVRTMSEHVDVDTSGLLQREIDLDQAGDKLLECMLATANGRWTAAEALGHREFVLTRLFESA; encoded by the coding sequence ATGGCCGTCGTTACTTCCACTTCCACCTTCCAGGGCTATCGCCGCGACAACGGTCGCGTGGGTGTCCGCAATCACGTCATCGTGCTGCCGGTCGATGACATTTCGAACGCCGCTGCCGAAGCCGTCGCCAACAACATCAAGGGCACGCTGGCCTTGCCGCATCCGTATGGCCGCCTGCAGTTTGGCGAAGACCTGGAGCTGCATTTCCGCACCCTGATCGGCACGGGCTGCAACCCCAACGTCGCGGCCGTGGTCGTGATCGGTATCGAAGAGGGCTGGACCAAGCGAGTGGTCGATGCGATCGCCACCACCGGCAAACCGGTTGCCGGCTTCAGCATCGAACTGCATGGTGACCACGACACCATCATGCGCGCGTCCAAGACCGCCAAGGAATACGTGCACTACGCGACCGCGCTGACGCGGACCGAGTGCCCGATCTCGGACCTGTGGGTGTCGACCAAGTGCGGTGAGTCGGACACGACATCGGGCTGTGGCGCGAACCCGACCGTGGGCAATGCCTTCGACAAGCTGTATGGCCTGGGCAATACGTTGGTGTTTGGCGAGACGTCGGAGCTGACCGGCGGTGAACACATCGTGGCGGCACGCTGCGCGAACGATGCTGTGCGCGAAAAGTTCATGTTCATGTTCGATCGGTATCAGAAGATGATCGACCGCTGGAAAACCACGGACCTGTCCGAATCGCAGCCGACCAAGGGCAACATCGCGGGTGGCCTGACCACCATCGAAGAAAAGGCGATGGGCAATATCCAGAAGATCGGCAAGACCTGCAAGATCGACGGCGTGCTCGACAAGGCCGAGATGCCGACGTCGTCGGGCCTGTGGTTCATGGACTCGTCATCGGCCGCGGCCGAGATGGTGACCCTTTGCGCCGCGTCGGGCTATGCGGTCCACTTCTTCCCGACGGGGCAGGGCAACGTGATCGGCAATCCCATCCTGCCTGTCATCAAGATTTGCGCCAACCCGCGTACCGTGCGGACCATGTCCGAACACGTCGATGTCGATACGTCCGGCCTGCTGCAACGCGAGATCGACCTGGACCAGGCGGGCGACAAGCTGCTTGAATGCATGCTGGCGACGGCCAATGGCCGGTGGACGGCTGCCGAAGCGCTCGGCCATCGCGAGTTCGTGCTGACGCGCCTGTTCGAAAGCGCGTGA
- a CDS encoding MFS transporter, with translation MSPRAAASDPSPSGTLTPTPARGLGPTGSVVLLASILIAFMAASSAPTPLYSIYREAWGFSPITLTVVFGIYAFSLLFSLLTVGALSDFIGRRPVVLASVLLQAVAMVLFILANDVPMLIAARVVQGLATGAAMSALGAALLDVNRTWGALINSVMPIVGMAIGALGSSVLVQFAPAPLHLVYVVLLVVLVIQGAITFFLPETVRPQPGALASLRPKVRVPAQARRALMMVAPVDVAVWALGGFFLSLGPTLARVVTGEQAPVVGGLLVFTLTICGAGSVVAFRNTEARRTMNIGAAALIVGIATVLAGVHANASLWFFAGTMIAGIGFGAAFLGAVRTVMPMALPHERAGLMAAFYVLSYFAMSLPAMVAGALVGQIGLIPTTDIYGAAVILLATAALVGSMTLRPVTPHGSTLPSR, from the coding sequence ATGTCGCCCCGCGCTGCCGCTTCCGATCCTTCCCCCTCCGGCACCTTGACGCCCACCCCCGCTCGCGGCCTGGGGCCGACCGGCTCGGTGGTGCTGCTGGCCAGCATCCTCATCGCCTTCATGGCCGCGTCCAGCGCGCCCACGCCGCTGTACAGCATCTACCGCGAAGCCTGGGGCTTTTCGCCCATCACGCTGACCGTGGTGTTCGGCATCTATGCCTTCAGTCTGTTGTTCTCGTTGCTGACCGTGGGCGCGCTGTCGGATTTCATCGGCCGCCGGCCGGTTGTGCTTGCCTCCGTCCTGCTCCAGGCGGTCGCCATGGTGCTGTTCATCCTGGCCAATGACGTGCCCATGCTGATCGCCGCCCGCGTCGTGCAGGGGCTGGCCACGGGCGCGGCCATGAGCGCGCTGGGTGCTGCCTTGCTCGACGTCAACCGGACCTGGGGCGCGCTGATCAACAGTGTCATGCCCATCGTCGGCATGGCGATCGGCGCGTTGGGATCGAGCGTGCTGGTGCAGTTCGCGCCGGCGCCATTGCATCTTGTCTATGTGGTGTTGCTGGTCGTGCTGGTGATCCAGGGTGCCATCACCTTCTTCCTTCCCGAGACCGTGCGGCCGCAGCCTGGCGCGCTGGCGTCGCTGCGCCCCAAGGTGCGGGTGCCGGCGCAGGCCCGCCGTGCGTTGATGATGGTGGCCCCGGTCGATGTCGCGGTGTGGGCGCTGGGCGGCTTCTTCCTGTCGTTGGGGCCGACGCTTGCGCGCGTGGTGACCGGCGAACAGGCGCCGGTGGTGGGCGGTCTGCTGGTGTTTACCCTGACCATCTGCGGCGCCGGGTCGGTCGTGGCCTTTCGTAATACCGAAGCCCGCCGCACCATGAACATCGGCGCGGCGGCGCTGATCGTCGGCATTGCCACGGTGCTAGCGGGTGTTCATGCCAATGCGTCCTTGTGGTTTTTTGCCGGCACCATGATCGCGGGCATTGGCTTTGGCGCCGCATTCCTGGGCGCCGTGCGCACCGTGATGCCGATGGCGTTGCCGCACGAACGGGCCGGCTTGATGGCAGCGTTCTATGTGCTCAGTTATTTCGCAATGAGCCTGCCCGCCATGGTGGCCGGCGCACTGGTCGGCCAGATCGGCCTGATTCCGACCACGGATATTTATGGCGCGGCGGTGATACTGCTTGCTACCGCGGCGCTTGTCGGAAGCATGACCTTGCGTCCCGTCACGCCGCACGGGTCAACGCTTCCCAGCCGTTGA
- a CDS encoding GntR family transcriptional regulator: protein MISALPGDAQAGAPLYAQVKQAVLDALSHGEWKQGEAIPPEKQLAERFGVSIGTLRKAIDELSSENILVRQQGRGTYVAIHNRNHHFFKFFRVVGQDGVKTYPVTTLLKFRRLRATGPLRDALQLDTGDQVFEFSNRLVLNGDVVMVDTITVPEPRFRGLTEQMLRERPSTLYNFYQDAFNINVIATDERLRACSADEIHAGWLDVAVGAPLLEVRRLAYSYNREPVEWRVSRVNTEKYEYLGQAPGTPPAS from the coding sequence ATGATCTCGGCCCTGCCGGGCGACGCCCAGGCGGGCGCGCCACTCTATGCCCAGGTCAAACAGGCCGTGCTCGACGCGCTGTCGCATGGCGAGTGGAAACAGGGCGAGGCCATCCCGCCCGAAAAGCAGCTGGCCGAACGTTTCGGTGTGTCGATCGGCACGCTGCGCAAGGCCATCGACGAACTGTCATCCGAAAACATATTGGTGCGGCAGCAGGGCCGCGGCACCTACGTCGCGATCCACAATCGCAACCATCACTTCTTCAAGTTTTTCCGTGTGGTCGGGCAGGACGGCGTCAAGACCTACCCGGTCACCACGCTGCTCAAGTTCCGCCGCCTGCGGGCCACCGGCCCCCTGCGCGATGCGCTGCAACTCGACACCGGCGATCAGGTGTTCGAGTTTTCGAACCGGCTGGTGCTCAATGGCGATGTCGTCATGGTCGACACGATCACGGTGCCCGAACCGCGCTTCAGGGGCCTGACCGAACAGATGCTGCGCGAGCGTCCCAGCACGCTCTACAACTTCTACCAGGACGCCTTCAACATCAATGTGATCGCGACCGACGAACGCCTGCGCGCCTGCAGCGCCGACGAGATTCATGCGGGCTGGCTGGATGTGGCCGTGGGCGCGCCGCTGCTGGAAGTACGCCGCCTGGCCTACTCCTACAACCGAGAGCCGGTCGAATGGCGGGTGTCGCGGGTCAACACCGAGAAGTATGAATACCTGGGCCAGGCGCCAGGAACGCCACCCGCAAGCTGA
- a CDS encoding TetR/AcrR family transcriptional regulator produces the protein MSSATKERLRPGGRSARVQESVHAAVRALTAEHGRAALTVPLIATHAGVTPSTIYRRWGDLPELLADVAVERLRPESAPISTGDLRTDLQLWIDQFVDEMSSGPGRIMVRDVLAGSGDGPDTCCAYTQDQLEIILDQAQRRGDPHPSIDAVMDEIISPIMYRIIFRGQTLRAAYVHSLIATCLARVAP, from the coding sequence ATGTCTTCCGCTACCAAAGAACGTCTTCGCCCCGGCGGCCGCAGTGCGCGGGTGCAGGAATCGGTGCATGCCGCCGTGCGCGCCCTGACGGCCGAACATGGCCGCGCCGCGCTGACAGTACCGCTGATCGCGACGCATGCAGGCGTCACGCCGTCCACCATCTACCGGCGTTGGGGTGACCTGCCCGAACTGCTGGCGGACGTTGCGGTGGAACGCCTGCGGCCCGAAAGCGCGCCGATTTCCACCGGCGACCTGCGGACCGATCTGCAATTGTGGATTGACCAGTTCGTGGACGAGATGTCGTCGGGCCCGGGCCGCATCATGGTGCGCGACGTGCTGGCTGGCAGCGGCGATGGTCCGGATACCTGTTGTGCGTACACACAGGACCAGCTCGAGATCATCCTGGACCAGGCGCAGCGACGGGGCGATCCGCATCCGTCCATCGATGCGGTCATGGACGAGATCATCTCGCCCATCATGTACCGCATCATTTTTCGGGGGCAGACGCTGCGGGCCGCCTATGTGCACAGCCTGATCGCGACGTGCCTGGCGCGCGTCGCGCCGTAG
- a CDS encoding Ldh family oxidoreductase — translation MATISTDDLLALAQRALAASGADAAMAQATARALVYADSQGLASHGVARVPAYAAHLRNGRAVGTAKPRVLRERGGAVLIDAGAGLAYPACAEAVDTAVSRARDHGVAFTGVTNSHHFGAGAYHLEAVAQAGMVGLAFSNSPAAMPAWGGKRALFGTNPIAAVFPRRNGARILIDLSLSEVARGKLMVAAKEGREIPLGWALDADGQPTTDPKAGLAGSMLPMGGVKGAMLALVVELLACALTGAHFGFEADSFLTDEGEQPRVGHAFLVIDPGALAGQSAYLDRVEALVDAMQEDEGVRLPGARREALSEKAAGNGVMVPDVLLQQLHDLAGTGKPLD, via the coding sequence ATGGCAACGATCTCGACAGACGATCTGCTGGCGCTGGCGCAGCGGGCGCTGGCGGCAAGCGGCGCCGATGCGGCCATGGCGCAGGCGACAGCGCGTGCGCTGGTCTATGCCGACAGCCAGGGCCTGGCGTCGCATGGCGTGGCACGCGTGCCGGCGTATGCGGCGCACTTGCGCAACGGGCGGGCCGTGGGCACGGCAAAGCCCCGTGTGCTGCGTGAACGGGGCGGCGCCGTGCTGATCGACGCGGGTGCGGGCCTGGCCTATCCGGCTTGCGCCGAAGCCGTCGACACCGCGGTTAGCCGCGCGCGTGACCATGGTGTGGCATTCACGGGCGTCACCAACAGCCATCACTTTGGCGCGGGCGCCTATCACCTCGAGGCCGTGGCGCAAGCGGGCATGGTCGGCCTGGCCTTCAGCAATTCGCCGGCGGCCATGCCGGCCTGGGGCGGCAAGCGGGCGCTGTTCGGCACCAATCCGATCGCGGCCGTATTTCCTCGCCGCAATGGCGCGCGCATCCTGATCGACCTGTCCTTGTCCGAAGTCGCGCGGGGCAAATTGATGGTCGCCGCCAAGGAAGGCCGCGAGATCCCTTTGGGTTGGGCGCTCGATGCCGACGGCCAGCCCACCACCGATCCCAAGGCGGGCCTGGCCGGCAGCATGCTGCCCATGGGCGGCGTCAAAGGCGCGATGCTGGCGCTGGTCGTGGAACTGCTGGCATGCGCGTTGACCGGCGCGCACTTTGGTTTTGAAGCCGATTCCTTCCTGACCGACGAAGGCGAGCAGCCCCGGGTCGGGCATGCTTTCCTGGTGATCGATCCGGGGGCACTGGCAGGGCAGTCCGCCTACCTGGACCGGGTCGAAGCCCTGGTCGACGCCATGCAGGAAGACGAAGGCGTTCGTCTGCCGGGGGCGCGTCGCGAAGCGCTGAGCGAGAAGGCGGCCGGCAACGGTGTCATGGTTCCCGACGTGTTGCTGCAACAACTGCACGATCTGGCCGGCACCGGAAAACCCCTCGATTGA
- a CDS encoding alpha/beta hydrolase family protein: MSHWFEYFPKNHMWSQGMMFGIEMAAWGAAAIGEIDQIGQKLRGHEGDNELWWTEWTAMAQRIEGFGDIEEAQGHRLTSGAYYLRAAIYYFCGERFIAPSERKWDTYRSCLRCFTKGVERRYPQIERVDVPYEDTTLPAWFLKADVKGPAPTVVMFDGLDNAKEMSVLFGGVEIARRGIHVLAIDGPGQGEALRLQGIPSRYDYEVPAGAAYDHITQRPEVDPERVAVMGFSMGGYYAPRAAAMDPRFAACVAWGGHFDYHESWQRRRKIMESGGTKLSAPGFQLPWVLGMPDIDACMKKLENYRLDGIAEKMRCPFFCIHGEDDNIVQLDFAERLYAAVGSADKTLKVLRAYDGGSEHCQEDNRQVGANIVADWLADHL; this comes from the coding sequence ATGAGCCATTGGTTTGAATACTTCCCCAAGAACCACATGTGGTCGCAGGGCATGATGTTCGGTATCGAGATGGCGGCCTGGGGCGCGGCGGCCATCGGCGAGATCGACCAGATCGGCCAGAAGCTGCGTGGCCATGAAGGCGACAACGAGTTGTGGTGGACCGAATGGACCGCCATGGCCCAACGCATCGAAGGCTTCGGCGACATCGAAGAAGCGCAGGGCCATCGGCTGACGTCGGGCGCCTACTACCTGCGCGCGGCTATCTACTACTTCTGCGGCGAACGCTTCATCGCGCCGTCGGAGCGCAAATGGGATACCTATCGAAGCTGCCTGCGCTGCTTCACCAAAGGTGTCGAGCGGCGCTATCCGCAGATCGAACGCGTCGACGTCCCGTATGAAGACACGACCCTGCCGGCCTGGTTTCTGAAGGCGGATGTCAAAGGCCCGGCGCCCACCGTCGTCATGTTCGACGGCCTGGACAACGCCAAGGAAATGAGCGTGCTGTTCGGAGGTGTCGAGATTGCCCGGCGCGGCATCCATGTGCTGGCGATCGATGGTCCGGGCCAGGGCGAAGCCTTGCGCCTTCAAGGCATTCCCAGCCGCTATGACTATGAAGTGCCCGCTGGCGCGGCCTACGATCACATCACGCAACGCCCGGAAGTCGACCCCGAACGCGTCGCGGTCATGGGCTTTTCCATGGGCGGATACTACGCGCCACGAGCCGCCGCGATGGATCCGCGCTTTGCCGCCTGCGTCGCGTGGGGCGGCCACTTCGACTATCACGAGTCGTGGCAGCGCCGCCGCAAGATCATGGAGTCGGGCGGGACCAAGCTGTCCGCCCCGGGCTTTCAGTTGCCCTGGGTGCTGGGCATGCCCGACATCGACGCCTGCATGAAGAAGCTGGAAAACTACCGGCTTGATGGCATTGCCGAAAAGATGCGGTGCCCCTTCTTCTGCATCCATGGCGAAGACGACAACATCGTGCAGCTGGACTTTGCCGAGCGGCTTTACGCGGCGGTCGGGTCGGCCGACAAGACGCTCAAAGTGCTGCGTGCGTACGATGGCGGCAGCGAACATTGCCAGGAAGACAATCGGCAGGTCGGCGCCAACATCGTGGCGGACTGGCTGGCCGATCACCTGTAG
- a CDS encoding UxaA family hydrolase, with amino-acid sequence MIHAVLHDSKDTVAVAVVEGITAGTDMSAWVMDEDQLISVKALQDIPIGHKVALKDMATGDTIYKYGVDIGKVVAPIKAGEHAHVHNIKTKRW; translated from the coding sequence ATGATTCACGCCGTATTGCACGACTCGAAAGACACGGTCGCCGTGGCCGTGGTGGAAGGCATTACCGCCGGCACCGACATGAGTGCCTGGGTAATGGATGAAGACCAGTTGATCTCGGTCAAGGCGCTGCAGGACATCCCGATCGGCCACAAGGTCGCGCTCAAAGACATGGCCACTGGCGACACCATCTACAAGTACGGGGTCGACATCGGCAAGGTGGTCGCGCCGATCAAGGCTGGCGAACACGCCCACGTCCACAACATCAAGACCAAGCGCTGGTAA
- a CDS encoding Bug family tripartite tricarboxylate transporter substrate binding protein: MTIERSDGGWDASRRRVLGMLGAGGLCAVSPWTFAAQSAGAWPERPINYVVPFPPGGLTDVAARQVGKALSDAEKWNVVVENKPGGSANIGASHVARAAADGYTWLAITLTHVANVTLFESKAGYDLMKDLTPIAGLASCGMMVVVNPKSDIKTLDDLTRVAKTRNLSAGSSGSGTPPHLALALFESLTGVSMTHAPYKGGAPSLVDLMGGHLDVIFSNYPESLPHVKSGALRALAVTAKARTPDLPDVPTVGEAGMPGLIVDNFTGVLAPANTPPHIVQQAGKAIVEQMSRPEMKQAMVQLGFAPQPRGPAEFRTYLDSEVVRWRKIIQDAKISVG, translated from the coding sequence ATGACTATCGAACGATCGGACGGAGGTTGGGACGCGTCACGCCGGCGCGTATTGGGCATGTTGGGGGCAGGCGGGCTCTGTGCCGTGTCGCCCTGGACGTTCGCGGCCCAGTCCGCGGGCGCATGGCCCGAGCGGCCCATCAACTATGTCGTGCCGTTCCCGCCTGGCGGCCTGACCGACGTGGCCGCGCGCCAGGTCGGCAAGGCCTTGAGCGATGCCGAGAAGTGGAATGTCGTCGTTGAAAACAAGCCCGGCGGCAGCGCTAACATCGGCGCATCGCACGTCGCGCGCGCAGCGGCGGACGGCTATACCTGGCTCGCCATCACGTTGACGCACGTGGCCAACGTGACCCTGTTCGAAAGCAAGGCCGGGTACGACCTCATGAAAGACCTGACCCCAATCGCGGGCCTGGCGTCGTGCGGCATGATGGTGGTGGTCAATCCCAAGAGCGACATCAAGACACTGGACGACCTGACCCGCGTCGCCAAGACCCGCAACCTGTCGGCCGGATCGAGCGGCAGCGGCACGCCGCCGCACCTGGCGCTGGCTTTGTTCGAAAGCCTGACCGGCGTGTCGATGACCCATGCGCCGTACAAGGGTGGCGCCCCGTCGCTGGTGGATCTGATGGGCGGCCACCTGGACGTCATCTTTTCCAACTATCCCGAATCCTTGCCGCATGTAAAAAGCGGCGCCCTGCGTGCGCTGGCCGTGACCGCCAAGGCGCGCACGCCAGACCTGCCCGATGTCCCGACCGTGGGCGAAGCGGGCATGCCGGGCCTGATCGTGGACAATTTCACTGGCGTGCTCGCACCGGCGAACACCCCGCCGCACATCGTGCAGCAGGCAGGCAAGGCGATTGTCGAACAGATGTCGCGGCCCGAAATGAAGCAGGCGATGGTGCAACTGGGCTTTGCGCCGCAGCCACGCGGGCCGGCCGAATTCCGCACCTATCTGGACAGCGAGGTGGTGCGCTGGCGCAAGATCATCCAGGACGCCAAAATATCGGTCGGCTGA